TGATGCTGTTGTGAAAATCCGATCTTGAAGAAAGCCAAGTTCGAGAGCAGCTTCAAATTTTTTATTTATTTCCCACCCAAAATCTTTATTGAAAAGTCTGGAAGGCTGCAGACCAGCTGTTCCGTTGTAGGATGTCTGCGAAACAGTATAGGTATCCAAATACTGATAATCCCCTATCTGGTCATTTCCCGTTGATCCGTAACTTGTTCTGAGTTTTCCAAAACTCAGCCAAGAGCTCTCTCTCAGGAAATTTTCTTTTGAAAAGAGCCACGCTGCCCCCGCAGCACCAAAAAGAGCAAACTGATTTCCCGGACCAAAACGGCTTGATCCATCTCTTCTGGCCGTAAGATTCAGGATATACTTTTGCTGCCAGTTGTAATTGATTCTCCCAAAAACTGCCTGATAGCGGTACTGTGTCTGATCATCAAGCAGTATGGTGACATACGATGCGGCTGCCAGATTATAGATCAGACTGTTGGAGGCAAATCCGTTGCCTGTCTGGTAGAGGCTGGCTGTATTCTGATTTTGAAAAGTAGCTCCCAGTAATACATCCAGACTGCCCTGCGAAATATCTTTCGAATAATTTAGCTGCGGTTCAATAATCCATGAAGAGCGGGAAGTGTTATTTACATAAATGCTGGATCTGGCACTCGTAATATTATTTGCAGGATTATAAATCGTGGAAGGCGAAGTTCTGGTTTCAGCTGTAGAAAGGTTTGTAAAGCCAAAACTGCTTTTTATAAAAAAATTGGAAAAAACCTCATATGAAAGCACCGTATTGGCAACTAAATCATTTGTTTTTGCTTTAAAAACCGCATTAAGGTTCCTCAGAGGATTATTCCATGTTTTATTCTCCCAGTTCAGACTTCCATCAGCGTTATAAAGAGCAGGGGCATTTGGAGGCAGATTCCGAGCATCAGATGTAAAATCAAATGCAGGCAATTTGTTGTCCTGAACATTATATCCGGCTGAAAAACCCAGACGAAACTTCCCATTATCAGACTGATGGTTTAAATTAAACTGGCTTCCTCCTTTCTTGTACAACGCATCTCCGACAAACACTGTTGATTCGGTATAGTAATTCCCTGATAGGATAAACTGTGTTTTCTCCGACCCTCCTGAAACTGATCCGCTAATATTGTTGATTAATGCAGTGCCTCCAAGAAGTTCTTTCTGCCAGTCTGTATAACGGTTCTGATCCCAAGTCCCATCGACATCATAATCACGGGCCTGGTAAGAAACCTTGTCATTTTCAAATGCCTTCCTGCGCATCGCCAGATACTGCTCGGTATTCATCAGATCCATGAATCTGGTGACTTTTCCAGTTCCTGTTGATGCCTGAACTGTAAATGCTGTTTTGCCTGCGCTCCCTTTTTTAGTGGTGATAAGCACCGCTCCGTTTGCGCCTCTTGATCCGTAAATAGCAGTGGCATCAGCGTCCTTTAAAATCTCTATGCTCTGTATATTTTCCGGGTTGATGCTGTTTAAAGGGCTCGTAACGGTGGGATATGCAGTAGCGGTCTGATTGTATCCTATAGGGGTGGAAGCGTAAGGCACCCCGTCAATGATGTATAAAGGCGCATTGGCATCAGAGCGCAGACTATTCTGTCCTCTGATTTTAATATCAAAACCTCCGCCCGGAACACCTGTAGTCTGCGTCACACTTACTCCTGCCATTCTCCCTTGCATTGTTGCAAGAACATTAGTTACAGGTTGAGTTTCTATATCTTTGGAGGTAATTCGGGCAATACTCCCCGTACGGTCACTTTCCTTTACAGAATAATAACCAGCATTTACCCGAACTTCCTGTAATGTTGTTGTATCGTATTGTAGTATAATGTCGACTTTTGTGCTTCTGTTTATTGGGACATACTTAGTTTTAAATCCCAAAAAGGAAACTATCAAAGTGTCATTAGAACCAGCATTAATTATATACTGTCCTCTATAGTCTGTAATAGAGTAGTTATTACCAGTACCTTTTACGCCAATGGTTACTCCGGGTAGAGGAGCAGAGCCGTCTGTAACAGTTCCTTTTATCTGATTCTGTTGTAAAACAAAACTGAAATGCCGAGATGAATTAACGGCAAACGATGATGAAAAAGTGAACAAAACTGCCGTAAAAATTAGGCAATAAAGCGCTTTCCCATCCTTGTGGAATGAAAAATAATTCATAATATTGGGATTGGTTAGTTAAATTGATTTTGATTAGCTAAGGTCCTCTACGCTAGTTTGGTCGCTGCCGTTGAGGGCCATTTTTTTGCTTTGAGATAAGGCAAACAACAATTTTTTAATTCACAGGCATTATTATTTCAGGGTTAGTTATTACTAATACGATAGAAAAATAAAGAAAGAATTGCTAAGAATTAAAAAGATGAGTAAAATAAAAAAGGCGCGGAACTCAGCTTATCGAACGGAGGTACTGGTATACCATGCAACAATAAGTGAGCCCACGCCAAAAGACGTGAGCATCGTACTTATCATCCCGTTGCTAAAAATTACCAGTTTTCCGTCCGAGATTCAAAGCGAATGCTTCAATATTTTTTTGAAGAATCGCAAAAATAATATTTTTTACAAAATGTATGATGTAAAGATAAAAATTAAAATGACAAATATGTCATTGTTTGTGATTTTTTTTCTTGGTTGCTTTGGTACATTATGGGACAAATTAAAAATGATAGACTTCTAACAGCCGTAAAGCTTGTTCTTAAAGAACTTCGCTTGAAAACTGGTTTGACCCAAGAAAAAGTTGCAAACGATATAAAAGCTAATAAAAATCTGACAATTCATATTGGTAGAAATGAATCTGGTAATTTGAATATTAGCATAAGTACACTTTTCGAAATATGTACTTATTATGAAATATCAATTTCAGAATTTTTTAAACGTGTAGAAGAGATTGATAAAGATTTAAAGATTACTAATCACAAATAGCACTGTTGTAAAAATAAAAATGCCTTCCAAATATTTGAAAGGCATAAATTTTAAAAAAGGAAAAGTTACTTTTTAGATTCCTCGATAGAAACTTTTCTGAACTCCTTTAAAAGTTTTTCAAGTTCTAAAGAAGATTTACGAGCTCTTGCTCCAGCAGCTTTAATTCCTTTTTCAGAAAGAGATTCAGATTCTATTCTGAATGTTTCAATCTCAGCACTAATTTTTGCGATTAGATCTTTCATAATGTCATGTTTTTTTAATTACGTCAGCAAATTTAGAAGTTTCAGATTATAAGAAGTTCGATAAAATGAATTATTTACTTAATTGCTCAATGAAAAAATTAACAGGCATTTCAGTTTTCTGCTTGAATGCTAGTGCAAATTGCTGTGTACTGCTGAAACCAGCCTCTTCGGCCAAAGCTGAATTGCTATATTTTCTGGACATTCGATCATCGTTTAGTAACGCTATAATATAGTTTATTTTAAGATCGTTAATGTATTCTACGAAACGCTTGCCTTTATAATGAGAAATGACTTTGTAGAGATATTTGGAGTTTGTGTGAAGCATGTTGGCTACTACATTGAGCCGAAGATCTTTTCCTAGAAATTTTTTAGAATCTTCAAAACTCTGAAGTCCATTCAAAATGGAAGTAATTGTTTCTGATGGTATGTCAAGTGTTGGAGATTTTTCTTTTGGCAATTCTTTTTTATCTTTAGGTTTCGTATTTAATTCAAGCATTAGCTCATCAAATTTCTTTTTATAGAACTTTTTATTCTTTTGATGCCTGTAGTTGAGGTAAAACGAAACTGTAAAAAGCACCAATATTATACCTGCAAAAATTAGATCATAGTGCTTCTCCTTTACCAGTTCTTTATGAATCTTTTTATTTTCATTTTGGATTTTTTCTTTCTCAATCAGCAATTCTTTAGTATCGTAATTCTTATGTATTTTTGTTACTAAATACTTGTAGGTATTGTTAAGTATAGTATCTGCTCGGAGAAGCTGATCGATATAGTAAAGCTGTTTACTAAGATCTTTTTTGTTTTTGTAATAAGTGATGAGAAGTTCGTATGATTCCCGAAGATCTGGTCTAATGTATTTTTTTTCTTGAAAAGCTTTGTCTACTTTTAATAAATAGGGTAGGGCTTGGTCTTTATTTCTTACAGACCAAAAACTTTTTCCAATATAAAAATATCCGACTGCTTCATTAGCAAAATCTCTGTTGTCTTTTATTTTTTCAACTACAGATTCTAATTTAGAAATAGCTAACTGATAATTTTTTTTGAAATATTCATTAATTCCATCCGAATGAATGAAATAAATCTCCATATCGGAAAGACCCAGAGATTTACCCTCATAAATCCCTTTTCTATTAATCTCAGAACATAAACCGTAATTTCCAATCCTATTATAGCATACCCCTATGGAGTGAAGAGTGTTTAAATATGCGGAGGTGTTTTCTACTTTAAAATAAGTTAAGCAATCATTAAATAACGCGAGAGCTTCATCGTAAAAACCAAGATAGTATTTAATTTGAGCCATATGATATTTTACCTTATTAATCAGGTATTTGTCATTTGACCTAGAAATGTAGTTATTAGCTCTAATATAGTTTTGAAAGGCATTCTCATAATCTTTCCGTCCATAATATACAATTCCTTTTGAAAGATATGAAGAACCAAGTAGCGTATTATCTCCTGCCTTTTTAGCAGTGTAAATCATGCTGTCTGCATAAATTATGCGCATTTTATCAGGTGAATGATGAAGATAGTTTTGATAAGCAAAAATTATCTCTTTCCAGTTTTTCTCGTTTTTGGCTTTTTTTAGATAGGTTAGCAGATAAACGGATGCTTTTGAACTGTCTTTTCGATGATTGTATAATTGATCATCAAGGTACGTGTAACTTTTATTTTTTAATGAATCAGAAGCTTTAAATTCTTTTTTCTGTGCAAATCCGAAATCAAAAGAAAAAGCACAAAGCAGCATTACAAATAATAAATTTTGTTTCATAGGGGCAATGTTTTTTTAGATATTTCTTTGTGATATTATAAATCCTGAAAAAAAGTTGCCTCTACAGGATTATCTTGCTAAAGCCAACTGTAAAAATAGGTTAAATTATTGAATGTTAAGGGATTGTTATGTTAAAATGAAGTATGGATTTCCATGAAATCCATACTATAAATTCATGGAAATCCACACATAATGGCTTGCGGAACGATTTTTAACGAAATAGTTTTGTTTCGAATTCAACGGCAAAATGTTCAGCAGAGTGCTGAATTAAAGTTCTGCCAATCCGGATGAAATGGACTGGGAAATTCCCGTTCACCATCAAACTATTATCAAATGAAAAGTTTATTATTAATGAGCATGACTGCAATTTTATTATTATCATGTTCGGCTGACCAAGATTATAATTCAGAAATTGAGAGCACTTCTGTTCCACAGACACATGAAAAAGCAATTTATGCCTTAAACACAATGAATCCTTTTGAAGAAACAGGTATTAATTTTTTCAATGATTTTGATTTTTATGTTTCTAAAAATGGATATCCTACTTCTAATGAACAGCTAATTAATCAAGTCCTTTTCTTGATTGATAAGAGAGTTAATAACAAACAAAGTGGTAAAAGTATCATTACTATAACACCCGAATTGATTCTCTTAATTTTAGCAAACCCTGAAGAAAAGCTTGTGGAAATTATTGATAATTCCGATTTGAGTATTGCAGTTAAAGCAAATCTGAATTTATTTATTGCAGATCTAATCAGCAAGCAGCAGGATGATTATGATGAGGTTTACGACCACATTGTTACATATGAATCAGCTATTGTAGTAGATTCACTTTTGGAGGAAGATGAAAAAGATACAATTTTGAAAGTTTCTTCCATTTCAAGATATTCATTATATGCTGAGGCTAGAAAACGAGATCCGGATTGGCAAACTTCAGTAACAAATAGACCATCAGGCGATTTCCTAAAAAAGAACCAAATGACATTTATTAATCTGGCAGTTCTTCTAAATGTGATCAAATAATACTTAGGTTGATTTATAAAATCCTATAAAAATGAAACTGCGAGGCATTTTATTTACGCTTTTGATTTTAATAAATGTAATAAGTCTCTATTTCATCTTAGATCTATTTTTCTATGATGGAATAGAGGACTTAAACCTTAATGTCCAAAATTTACGAAATACTAGTAGAACTTCAGGATACGTGCTGTATATCACAACTCTCTCAAATCTGTATTTCTTCTTTTTTTTAATTATCAGAAGAAAATTTAAAGACTGAATAATTCAAATAAGTTCCTTAAAAATAGGGTTATGCTAAAGAATTTAATTAATATAAAAATAGAAGATTGTCCAATTGACGGATTCGATATTCATCTTATTAAAAAGTATGAACAGAGTCAAGCTAAGGAAGATTCTTTTATGTCTGAAAATCTAGCAATCTTACTTATTAGATCTGGCAGTTTCATACTGAAAATTGAGGACATTATTCAAGATTTGTCGGCGCGCGATCTTATTATAATTCCTAAAGATACAGACTGTAATATTCGTGAGATCCGTGATAAATCGCAAATTTACCTTGTTACATTCTCATCTGATTTTGCCATTAGAAATTGTTTAAAGAAAGAGCTAGTTGATTCTTTCTATTTTTTTATCAGAAAAGAATCGATAAAAGCTTCACTAGATGAAAATGAATATTCAGTCTTATCGCTTATATACAGACTCATTTATTATGTAAATCTAGAAGCAAAGAGAGAAGCGTATGAAAGTGAACTTCTTCGAATAAGTTTGAATCTATTCCTTTATGAGCTTAAAATAATATATTCAAAGTATGCGTCAAATGTTCTACCAAACTTCACTAGAAAAGAAAATATAGTTATACAGTTTCTAACTATTTTGTCCATTCACTACAAAAAGCAGCATCAAGTTCAGTTTTATGCGGGTGCTCTATTTATGACCTCAATATATCTAAATAGAGTGGTAAAAGAAATAACAGGAAAAAGCGCTAAAGTACTAATTATAGAAGCACTTATAAGCGAGTCGAAAATTCTATTGGAAGACGTTCAGATAAGTTTTTCCGAAATAGCGGAAGAAATGGAATTTGCAAGTGTATCAGTTTTTGGAATATTTTTTAAAAAGTATACTTCATTATCGCCGTCGGAATACAGAGCCAATTTTATTGAGAAATTCAAAAGCGGGTAGTTAATGCACTTTTCAAAAAAAGCTATACTATGATGAATAATATATATCCATTAGAATGGTTTGATTCTTTGATATTGCAGACATTTGATCCATTAAGCAAAAATATTGATAGTCTGACCGATAACGATATTGAAGTTATTTCTGAAAATATTTCCAAAGAATCCATTAAAATTCAAGTGCATCTTAAAAACGAAGTTTTTTCATTAAAAAAGAAAAGACATATTCGTGTCACAGTCAGGCAGTATCATTCAACACTGATTTTTCTGCTGGACAGCATTATAGAGAATAGAACAGAGAAAGTCCTTCAATCTGAAAAAATAAGACGCCTTGCTGATCTTCTAATTACAAATCTGGATTATCTCATTTCTTTCATTGAGGATAGGTTTTCGTACTATCTAAGTCTCGATGAGAGAGTGCCAATTACCTATCTAATGGTGTGCAGAAAAGAGCTTGCGTTAAAACTGCAGAGAATTAATAAAAGAAATTTAAGCGCAGAGCCTGATAAATTGACTATTAAAAGAGTAATTAAAATACTTCAGAATGCAATCGAGGCTGACAACGGTAAGAAACTTACATACCGGCGCATTCTTTACTTTAGAGAACTTTCAAAGCTTCTGGAGGAGCATTCGGGTGATATGGAAAATCCTTCGATTTTCACCCCGCTAGATGAACTGCTGATTGATCATAATTTTAATTCCGTACAATATATTTCAATTCTGACGGAAAGAATGACTGAACAGATTTATGCCACTGAAAATCACCTAGCCAAATTGAATCTGCTACTGCTGTTTTTCAAAGACTTCAAGCAATTACACTCTAATATAAAAATAACCTTTGATGCGAGCCATCAGAATATTAAGGATGTCTTGGAGAATTGGTTTACTTCTGAGATCAGTTTTCTTCAGAGTCGCGATGAATTTGAAGAATCAGCACATTCACTTTCTCGGAGAAATTCCAATCCATCTCATCAAACAGTGGAAAATAAAATTCAATGCACACTTTCATCTGATCAAATGGGGCTGATTTTAAGAGCCACTGATGAAACGAGAGTATTAAAGGCGAAATCAATGAGTTTAATTTTTAAGACAATCGTTCCTTATCTCTCAACTCCATTCAAGAGAAATTTATCATATCAATCGGTGAGGAGCAAGTCATATAATCCAGAAGAAAAAGATAAAGAATTTGTAATTAAAACATTAGAGAAAATTATTAAGCATATAAAGGAATACTAATTTAATTTATGAGATCATGAAATCACTATTAAGAATACTGCCGTTGTTCAGTCTTGTATTTATCTGCTGCCAGAACAATAAACTGGATAATAGAACAGCAGAAAGTATGATTGTAAAAAAACACCAATTTCCTCAAGAAATTGATTTTGAAGTTTTCTGCAATGATCCTGTGCATGCTAAAAAAATGCTGGATTCAGGTTTAGAAGAAAAAGGTTTTGTAGAGATAATAAAAGTTAAAGGCTATAAAAATAGAGATAAACCTTTGATAGAGTTTACAGATTCAGCTAAACCTTTTCTGCTTGAAACGACAGCAGAAGAACGAGAATACAAGATCCAGAAAGTTAAGATAGGATTGAAGAAGTTTGGTCAAATCATTCAGATAACTGCTGAGACAAATGATAAAAAGATGGCTGTGGTCGATTATATTGTTCAGTATGAAATTAATGAATTTGGAGTGTTATGGCCTGGACTTCCAGAAGAAAAGAAAGAAAAAGCATATTTTATCCTCTCTGATAACGGCTGGAAGATTATTGATAAAAAAGATGCTGAAATAATGATGTTTAAGAAGATTATAGAATATTAACTATCGTAAACTGTAAAATAGACCTCCTTTTAAGGAGGTTTTTTTATGGACTCATTTTTTTGTCATTCGGTCAGCCCTTAATATTAGTGAAAGGTACAGGGGTACAACTGGGGTACAGAAAAAGTTGTACTTGTAGAAGTTTTATTTCCGAAGTTACTTTGGACAGTATAATAAACCATAATTGTTCTTCTTGGTTTATTCATAGTATGAGATGATGTTGAATGATAAATGAAAATGCTATGTTAAATTCTATTACATGGAACAGTTACATTGTAGCTGTTATTACTCTATTAATTTTATGGTATCTGTTTGTTGGATTACGTTATTATTCTTTTGAAATAAAGGAAATTCTGCAAGGGAAAAAGAAAATTAATTTTTACCTCTTGCGAAAGAAGCCAATCAATGACCCATTCCAATCTTTCGATCAAGAACAGACTAACCAGACAAATCTTAATGAAGCATTTGAAGAATCATTTGCCACTCTTGATGAGGTTAAAGAACTGTCAGCCCGCTTGACAGCAGCAGTTACGGAAAGCGCAGAATTAAAGCGCTCAAATCTGGAATTCAAGAATTATATCCGATTAATTCTTTCCGATTATCCATATGTAAAGATTTCTTCTTTACGCAGCAATGTAAACATTCTGCTTGCTCTTGATTCCGAAAAATATCCCGAACTGCTTCTTACTGCAAGTGAAACAGATGAATTATGGGAAGAAAATAATTAAAAGACAGCAGAGGAACTTTCCCCGTCCGCTCTAGTGCGGTAAGGTAAAATGTGACAAGGAGAATAGATGATGAGACGGCGCTGTTCCTCTGCTTTTGAATTAATATTAATCTTTAAAATGAGGTATGATGGTGAATGATGGAATAAAATTAAAGTGTTTTTTTAAAAGGAACAAGAACTTAGTAAGCTTAATTTTTCTGCTTTTAATTATTAATGGAAATACATATGCCCAGGATGGTGTGGCAGGAATAAATGAGGCGAACCAAAAGGTAAGGAGTTATTTTGATGCGGGCACAGAACTCATGTACGCAGTCGGCGCAATACTCGGACTTATAGGTGCTGTTAAAGTTTACCAGAAATGGAATGCCGGAGACCCTGATACGGGCAAGGTAGCCGCCGCATGGTTTGGAAGCTGCGTGTTTCTTGTCGTCGTGGCTACGGTAATCAAATCTTTCTTTGGTGTCTAAGCAGTCTCAAACATGAGCAGTGTTTATCAGATCAACAAAGGAATCAATCAGTCAATTGAATTTAAAGGCCTTAAAGCCCAGTACATATGGTATCTGGGAGGAGGTGTTGTTGGACTGATGATTGTTTTTGCAGTGCTTTTTATTATCGGAATTCCTTCACTGTTATGCGTTATTTTAATTGGTGCAGCAGGAACGGTAATGGTAATTAAGATTTATAAGATGAGCAGGAAGTATGGAGAGCATGGCATGATTAAAGCTTTAGCTTCCAGACAAATTCCGAAATGTGTAAAAGTGCGCAGCAGGTCAGTTTTTTTAAAGCGATAGTCTTAGAACGTTAAAAAGGTGATGAATTATGAAAGTCTTAAATCTTTATGCCGGAATAGGAGGTAACAGAAAAAATTGGACCAATGTATCAGTCACTGCTGTTGAACTTGATCCGCAGCTTGCAGCCATCTATTCAGAGAACTTTCCTGAGGACACAGTCGTGGTCGGAGATGCGCATCAGTTTCTTCTGGATCATTATAATGAGTATGATTTTATCTGGTCTTCGCCGCCATGCCAGTCCCATTCATCCTTCAGGCAGAATATATGTGTGAGATTTCGCGGCACTCCTGCGGTATTTCCGGATATGCGGCTGTATCAGGAAGTCTTGTTTTTAAGGCATAACGCTGAATGTTTATGGACAGTTGAAAATGTAAAGCCTTATTACAAACCTCTGATTGATCCTGATGCTGCACTGCAGCGCCATTTAATCTGGTCAAATTTTGAGATTTCTCAGCCTGATCTACAGCCATCAATAAAAATACGGCATGCACAGATTCCTGATCTTGAACAGGCTTTAGGTTTCAGTTTAAAGGAGTGCAGTATTTCAAACAAAAGGCAGGTGCTGCGAAACTGCGTGGATCCGAATTTAGGAGAGCATATTTTGAATGCAGCCAGAAGCCTCTGGCAGAGAAAAGCAAAACTTAGTAAAGCAAGGAAAAATGGAAAAGGAATTGGATGATGTTTTACCGATTATGGATGTGCAGCATGACTGCATTTTGTCAAAACAGGGTGATATAACGGTTGTGTTTAAAGCTGATCTGCCGGAAATTTTTACGCTCTCGGACCACGAATATGAAGCCTTTCACCAGTCATGGATTAAAGCTGTGAAAATACTGCCAAAATTTACTGTTTTTCACAAGCAGGACTGGTTTTTGGAAAGCAGCTACAAAGCGAATTTTGACAATGAAGACAGCAGTTTTCTCACAAGAAGCAGCGAGCGTTTTTTTAATGAGAGACCATTTCTGGATCATTCCTGTTATATTATGATTACAAAAAAGCCGGAGGGGAGAAAGAATTCCAGTTCGCTTTTTTCTAATCTCATAAGGAATAGCATTGCACCTCAGGAAGTGACTAAATCCCAGTTTCTTCAGGATTTCATTGACACTACAGGCCAGTTTAAAAGGATTATGGAGGACAGCGGGTTTATCCGTCTGACCAGGCTAAAAAATAATGAACTCAAGAGCCAGAGCAGAAAAATTGGACTCATTGAAAAATATTATTTTTTATCTGCAAATGAAAATTCATTTGTTTACAGCGATCTTAAGTTTTCAGAAGGTATGCAGATAGGAGATAAGCACAGCCAGCTTTTTACCCTTGGAGATGCTGCGGATCTGCCCTCGCTATGCGGGTCAAGAATCAATTTTGACAGATATTCGACCGATAAGACAAAGTTCAGTGTCGGTTTTGCTTCCACGCTGGGACAGCTTCTTTCATGCAACCATATATACAGCCAGTATATTTTCATTGAAGATGCGCAGAAAACGATCCAAAAGCTGGAAAGTAAAAGATTAAGACTCCAGTCATTATCTGCTTACAGCAGAGAGAATCTGATTGCAAGGGATTCTGCAAATGATTTTCTAAACGAAGCGATAGCGCAGCAGCGGCTTCCGGTTAAAGCGCATTTTAATGTCCTGGGATGGACCTCAGAAAAAGAAGAGATGAAAGATATAAAAAACAAAATCTCATCAGCCCTGGCGCAGATGGATGCAGCCGCCAAACAGGAAACTGTGGGAGCGCCGCAGATCTACTGGGCCGGCATTCCCGGAAATGCTGCCGATTTTCCAATGAATGATGCTTTTGACACTTTTACAGAGCAGGCTGTATGTTTTCTGAATATGGAAACAGGCTACCGCTCCTCGCTGAGCCCCTGCGGCATCCGTCTGGGTGACCGTCTGACAGGCAAGCCTGTTCATGTTGATATCAGTGATGAGCCTGTAAAGAAAGGCATCTGCACCAACCGAAATAAGTTTATACTCGGTCCGTCGGGAAGCGGCAAATCCTTTTTTACCAATCATATGGTCAGAAGCTATTATGAGCAGGGAACCCATATTGTACTGGTGGATGTCGGACACAG
The Flavobacterium humidisoli DNA segment above includes these coding regions:
- a CDS encoding SusC/RagA family TonB-linked outer membrane protein yields the protein MNYFSFHKDGKALYCLIFTAVLFTFSSSFAVNSSRHFSFVLQQNQIKGTVTDGSAPLPGVTIGVKGTGNNYSITDYRGQYIINAGSNDTLIVSFLGFKTKYVPINRSTKVDIILQYDTTTLQEVRVNAGYYSVKESDRTGSIARITSKDIETQPVTNVLATMQGRMAGVSVTQTTGVPGGGFDIKIRGQNSLRSDANAPLYIIDGVPYASTPIGYNQTATAYPTVTSPLNSINPENIQSIEILKDADATAIYGSRGANGAVLITTKKGSAGKTAFTVQASTGTGKVTRFMDLMNTEQYLAMRRKAFENDKVSYQARDYDVDGTWDQNRYTDWQKELLGGTALINNISGSVSGGSEKTQFILSGNYYTESTVFVGDALYKKGGSQFNLNHQSDNGKFRLGFSAGYNVQDNKLPAFDFTSDARNLPPNAPALYNADGSLNWENKTWNNPLRNLNAVFKAKTNDLVANTVLSYEVFSNFFIKSSFGFTNLSTAETRTSPSTIYNPANNITSARSSIYVNNTSRSSWIIEPQLNYSKDISQGSLDVLLGATFQNQNTASLYQTGNGFASNSLIYNLAAASYVTILLDDQTQYRYQAVFGRINYNWQQKYILNLTARRDGSSRFGPGNQFALFGAAGAAWLFSKENFLRESSWLSFGKLRTSYGSTGNDQIGDYQYLDTYTVSQTSYNGTAGLQPSRLFNKDFGWEINKKFEAALELGFLQDRIFTTASWYQNRSSNQLTGMPIAGTTGFTILQGNLGAVVENKGLELTLRTVNVNAGSFNWTTNFNLTFARNRLVRFPGLESSSYSQQYRIGEPLNIRLLYQYTGVDPQTGVYQFEDLNGDGKISFPDDQQIAADLNPKYYGGLQNQISFRNWKLDFLFQFVNQKNRVYLNGLAGQMLNQPVRMADSWQGINDEARYQLYTSGTNSAAVNANYFYSRSTASNEDASFIRLKNIALTYDLPLKLKETQCRLMLQGQNLLTFTKYRDGDPEFTTMGYLPPLKIMTAGVQLTF
- a CDS encoding helix-turn-helix domain-containing protein, which gives rise to MGQIKNDRLLTAVKLVLKELRLKTGLTQEKVANDIKANKNLTIHIGRNESGNLNISISTLFEICTYYEISISEFFKRVEEIDKDLKITNHK
- a CDS encoding histone H1, which produces MKDLIAKISAEIETFRIESESLSEKGIKAAGARARKSSLELEKLLKEFRKVSIEESKK
- a CDS encoding helix-turn-helix domain-containing protein — protein: MKQNLLFVMLLCAFSFDFGFAQKKEFKASDSLKNKSYTYLDDQLYNHRKDSSKASVYLLTYLKKAKNEKNWKEIIFAYQNYLHHSPDKMRIIYADSMIYTAKKAGDNTLLGSSYLSKGIVYYGRKDYENAFQNYIRANNYISRSNDKYLINKVKYHMAQIKYYLGFYDEALALFNDCLTYFKVENTSAYLNTLHSIGVCYNRIGNYGLCSEINRKGIYEGKSLGLSDMEIYFIHSDGINEYFKKNYQLAISKLESVVEKIKDNRDFANEAVGYFYIGKSFWSVRNKDQALPYLLKVDKAFQEKKYIRPDLRESYELLITYYKNKKDLSKQLYYIDQLLRADTILNNTYKYLVTKIHKNYDTKELLIEKEKIQNENKKIHKELVKEKHYDLIFAGIILVLFTVSFYLNYRHQKNKKFYKKKFDELMLELNTKPKDKKELPKEKSPTLDIPSETITSILNGLQSFEDSKKFLGKDLRLNVVANMLHTNSKYLYKVISHYKGKRFVEYINDLKINYIIALLNDDRMSRKYSNSALAEEAGFSSTQQFALAFKQKTEMPVNFFIEQLSK
- a CDS encoding helix-turn-helix domain-containing protein, with translation MLKNLINIKIEDCPIDGFDIHLIKKYEQSQAKEDSFMSENLAILLIRSGSFILKIEDIIQDLSARDLIIIPKDTDCNIREIRDKSQIYLVTFSSDFAIRNCLKKELVDSFYFFIRKESIKASLDENEYSVLSLIYRLIYYVNLEAKREAYESELLRISLNLFLYELKIIYSKYASNVLPNFTRKENIVIQFLTILSIHYKKQHQVQFYAGALFMTSIYLNRVVKEITGKSAKVLIIEALISESKILLEDVQISFSEIAEEMEFASVSVFGIFFKKYTSLSPSEYRANFIEKFKSG
- a CDS encoding DUF4134 domain-containing protein; translation: MVNDGIKLKCFFKRNKNLVSLIFLLLIINGNTYAQDGVAGINEANQKVRSYFDAGTELMYAVGAILGLIGAVKVYQKWNAGDPDTGKVAAAWFGSCVFLVVVATVIKSFFGV
- a CDS encoding DUF4133 domain-containing protein, which encodes MSSVYQINKGINQSIEFKGLKAQYIWYLGGGVVGLMIVFAVLFIIGIPSLLCVILIGAAGTVMVIKIYKMSRKYGEHGMIKALASRQIPKCVKVRSRSVFLKR
- a CDS encoding DNA cytosine methyltransferase, whose translation is MKVLNLYAGIGGNRKNWTNVSVTAVELDPQLAAIYSENFPEDTVVVGDAHQFLLDHYNEYDFIWSSPPCQSHSSFRQNICVRFRGTPAVFPDMRLYQEVLFLRHNAECLWTVENVKPYYKPLIDPDAALQRHLIWSNFEISQPDLQPSIKIRHAQIPDLEQALGFSLKECSISNKRQVLRNCVDPNLGEHILNAARSLWQRKAKLSKARKNGKGIG